In Mercurialis annua linkage group LG5, ddMerAnnu1.2, whole genome shotgun sequence, a single genomic region encodes these proteins:
- the LOC126682012 gene encoding uncharacterized protein LOC126682012, with the protein MEKGSRARYATGTSRNMEFLILGSNGTWSNIWALSYNGDDEYELTNIYEEDDRHTLDMKSRTCTCREWDLSGIPCPHAVAAIYSAEGTPEAYVDMSYREETYKKAYQYMMKPVRGKIFWPNSGKEPIAPPPYRKMPGRPKKSRRRKPEEPRVGKLSKKGKVMTCRFCNEVGHNIRGCPHRGTSTTSLTKRARKDEASGSQTKSRPSDELLREFPISKKKSRRSRGTMPPYESNEEQQPNIDIRLAELQQPDLDEADRQQPEINEAQPHELEQQQIQFQCSQPLCGCEPQSQPNSPRGPLLQSNSVDQMVDLNAYTEHLRTEATRKMQTLKESYTKSEIIDNSTIAPIASGRGRGRGRGLGRGRGRGRGLGQGRGRGRFAVGPGCFIDEDTGAGTFNPGTKIATPLFGAYGTPQSQIPLKPDPRTSSSGQSSALVLEFKKRELKWKGKAAVTASQLQKEVEMKKSEMIGKKEIRLGCSTCPKPTKKN; encoded by the exons ATGGAAAagggatctcgggcgcgatatgCTACTGGAACTAGTCGGAATATGGAATTTttgattctc ggttcaaatgggacttggtccaacaTATGGGCATTGTCATATAATGGAGATGATGAGTATGAGCTGACAAACATCTATGAAGAAGATGACCGTCACACGTTGGATATGAAAAGTCGTACATGTACTTGTAGAGAGTGGGACCTAAGTGGTATACCGTGTCCACATGCAGTGGCAGCAATATACAGTGCTGAAGGCACTCCAGAGGCATATGTAGATATGAGCTATAGGGAAGAGACTTACAAGAAAGCTTACCAGTACATGATGAAGCCAGTGAGGGGTAAAATATTCTGGCCTAATAGTGGTAAAGAACCTATAGCACCACCTCCATATAGGAAAATGCCTGGGCGGCCCAAAAAATCAAGAAGAAGGAAACCAGAAGAACCTCGAGTGGGAAAATTATCAAAGAAGGGAAAGGTAATGACATGTCGTTTCTGCAATGAAGTTGGTCATAATATCAGGGGCTGTCCTCATCGG GGAACATCTACTACTTCCCTAACCAAGAGAGCTAGAAAGGATGAAGCATCCGGATCACAAACCAAGTCTAGGCCTTCAGATGAACTACTTAGAGAGTTTCCAATATCGAAGAAGAAATCAAGGAGGTCAAGAGGAACCATGCCACCATATGAATCAAATGAAGAACAACAGCCTAACATTGATATAAGGCTAGCTGAACTACAACAGCCTGATCTTGACGAAGCGGATCGACAACAGCCTGAAATTAATGAAGCACAACCACATGAACTTGAACAACAACAAATTCAGTTTCAGTGCAGTCAGCCTTTATGTGGATGCGAACCACAGTCACAACCTAACTCTCCAAGGGGACCACTTTTACAATCCAACTCAGTAGACCAGATGGTGGACTTGAATGCATACACTGAACATTTGAGGACCGAAGCTACAAGAAAAATGCAAACATTGAAAGAATCGTATACTAAAAGTGAAATTATTGATAACTCAACTATAGCACCAATTGCTAGTGGCAGAGGAAGAGGAAGAGGCAGGGGACTTGGACGAGGAAGAGGAAGAGGCAGGGGACTTGGACaaggaagaggaagaggaagatTTGCTGTTGGCCCGGGTTGTTTCATCGATGAGGATACTGGTGCTGGTACATTTAAT CCTGGTACAAAGATTGCCACTCCTTTGTTTGGAGCTTACGGGACGCCGCAATCACAAATCCCTCTTAAACCTGATCCTAGGACATCATCAAGCGGCCAATCTTCTGCTCTGGTGTTAGAGTTCAAAAAAAGAGAACTTAAGTGGAAAGGGAAAGCTGCTGTAACCGCTAGCCAGCTACAAAAAGAGGTTGAGATGAAGAAATCTGAAATGATTGGAAAGAAAGAAATCAGATTGGGATGCAGTACGTGTCCAAagccaacaaaaaaaaattga
- the LOC126680987 gene encoding 65-kDa microtubule-associated protein 6, translating to MLAIGSPTISVRTSITCNALLRELEQIWNDIGETEAEKDRMLSELERECFEVYRRKVEEAGNAKARLHQSVAAKEAELATLMAALGELNIHSPIQTGKKASSLKQKLASITPLVEDMKTKKEERMKQFDDIKAQIEKISGEISGYSNFSSSMMSSITLDEEDLSLRKLNDYQTHLRTLQKEKSDRLHKVLEYVNEVHSLCGVLGLDFGQTVSDVHPSLNGVNQEQSTNISDNTLEGLEQAIVKLKLERKARIQKLKEIVASLFELWNLMDSPKEERSSFLKLASIIGSAESEIIKPGVLSTEIIEQASAEVERLTKLKASRMKELVMKRRLELEDISRVTHIEPDTSTAAEKSNALIDSGLVDPSELLANIEAKIVKAKEEAISRKEVMNRIDKWLSACEEENWLEEYNLDSTRYSAGRGGHINLKRAEQARITVSKIPAMVDSLINKTLAWEEEKEMLFLYDGVRLVSILNDYKLARQQREEEKRRHRDQKKLQDLLLTEKELMYGSKPSPRKTNSFRKPNGYRVNGNGSMTPTPRRNSAGAATPELLTPRSYSGRQNGYFKEMRRLSTAPLNFVAISKEETMSFASVCGSEPDSPPQG from the exons ATGTTGGCTATTGGGAGCCCAACAATTAGTGTGCGCACAAGCATTACTTGCAATGCTTTACTCAGAGAGCTTGAG CAAATTTGGAATGATATCGGCGAAACTGAAGCCGAAAAGGATAGAATGTTATCGGAGTTGGAGAGGGAATGCTTTGAAGTGTATCGGAGAAAGGTTGAGGAAGCTGGCAATGCCAAAGCACGCCTTCATCAGTCTGTTGCAGCAAAGGAAGCTGAACTTGCAACCCTAATGGCTGCCCTTGGCGAACTTAATATTCATTCACCG ATTCAAACAGGGAAAAAGGCATCATCATTGAAACAGAAACTTGCATCCATTACACCATTGGTGGAAGATATGAAGACGAAGAAAGAGGAAAGGATGAAGCAATTTGATGATATTAAGGCACAGATTGAAAAAATCAGTGGGGAAATTTCTGGATACAGCAACTTTAGCAGTTCTATGATGAGTTCCATAACTCTGGATGAGGAAGATTTATCACTAAGAAAGCTTAACGACTATCAAACGCATCTTCGCACCCTTCAAAAAGAGAAG TCTGATCGGCTACATAAAGTGTTAGAATATGTGAACGAAGTTCATTCTCTTTGTGGTGTGCTTGGGTTGGATTTTGGCCAGACTGTTAGTGATGTGCATCCAAGCTTAAACGGTGTAAACCAAGAACAATCCACAAACATTAGCGATAACACTCTGGAAGGTTTAGAACAGGCCATTGTCAAACtgaaattagaaagaaaagcTCGCATCCAAAAG TTGAAAGAAATCGTAGCATCATTGTTTGAGCTCTGGAATTTGATGGACTCGCCAAAAGAAGAGAGAAGTAGCTTCTTAAAATTAGCATCTATTATTGGATCAGCGGAATCTGAAATCATTAAGCCAGGTGTTCTCTCAACGGAGATAATCGAACAG GCATCAGCAGAAGTGGAGAGGCTCACGAAACTAAAAGCAAGCAGAATGAAAGAACTAGTAATGAAAAGAAGATTAGAATTAGAGGATATAAGCAGAGTGACCCATATTGAACCCGATACAAGTACTGCTGCTGAGAAATCTAATGCATTGATAGATTCCG GTTTAGTGGACCCTTCTGAACTTTTGGCAAACATTGAAGCCAAGATAGTAAAGGCTAAAGAGGAAGCTATAAGCCGAAAAGAAGTCATGAATAGGATTGACAAGTGGCTGTCAGCTTGTGAGGAAGAAAATTGGCTTGAAGAGTACAATCTA GACAGTACCAGATACAGTGCAGGGAGGGGCGGACACATTAACCTTAAACGTGCAGAGCAAGCTCGAATTACGGTTAGCAAAATTCCAG CAATGGTTGACAGTCTGATAAACAAAACACTTGCATgggaagaagaaaaagagatgTTATTTCTCTACGATGGG GTAAGATTGGTGTCAATTTTGAATGATTACAAACTTGCCAGACAACAGAGAGAAGAGGAGAAAAGGCGACACAGG GACCAGAAGAAACTCCAAGATTTGCTGCTTACAGAGAAAGAATTAATGTATGGCTCTAAACCGAGTCCGAGAAAAACTAACAGCTTTAGAAAACCAAACGGGTATCGTGTAAATGGAAATGGTTCGATGACTCCAACACCCCGTCGGAACTCAGCTGGTGCTGCAACTCCGGAGCTCCTCACTCCCCGATCTTACTCTGGACGTCAAAATGGATATTTCAAGGAAATGAGGAGATTGTCTACAGCACCACTCAACTTTGTGGCCATATCAAAAGAGGAAACAATGTCATTTGCTTCTGTTTGTGGTTCTGAGCCTGACTCTCCTCCTCAGGGTTAA
- the LOC126682013 gene encoding uncharacterized protein LOC126682013: MDDVFAKDDRVAKEGNYEQEMDELAEEGVNEEEMDDGLPQLTFDNVCVNVRIMTDDEDDELQAARTNVRKSKMGWMEKSDNRDGDANEGHTNPYETDILDEENPEVDEDDRVNSGSEEEDDSNDSVYYDSDDLGSFYSESDEEYKGDAMRRPSNRFWYDPNTQVPIFGVEMIFKNIEECRHALSKYATVKKLAVHFVKNDKSRVRAECAVGCPWKFLASKDGKEENLIVKTYKGHHHCHIVNQNRMATSKFLAKHLLTRLVSQPNMKQKDIKTLCRVDLKLNVSLTMCKNIKKRVFKDLQTLYTNEYSRLHNYVEELKNSNPGTTCIVTASRETGVGLNHFVRFYVCFDACKKGWLGGCRKIIGLDGCFLKGLCKGQLLCAVGRDGNNQIFPLAWAVVSVENKFNWGWFLKCLKYDLPLGDGKGYTIISDMQKGLEIAIEEQLPEIEHRMCARHVYASWAKKWKGEERKIEFWKCAKSTYVEELRKNLKLLELMGDEIVQDFLDYDIEKFCKPYFRCDIKCDVIDNNLSETFNGWILEARCKPIISMLEDIRVQVMTRLHVKRRMCTTWINDVAPRAMQKLEKNKNLSHIW, from the exons ATGGATGATGTATTTGCCAAAGATGACAGAGTAGCCAAAGAGGGTAATTATGAACAGGAGATGGATGAGTTAGCTGAGGAGGGTGTGAATGAAGAGGAGATGGACGATGGGCTACCACAGCTAACATTTGATAATGTTTGTGTGAATGTGAGAATCATGACTGATGACGAAGATGATGAATTACAAGCTGCGAGAACAAATGTCAGAAAATCAAAAATGGGATGGATGGAGAAATCTGATAATAGAGATGGAGATGCGAATGagggacatactaatccataTGAAACTGACATATTGGATGAAGAAAATCCTGAAGTGGATGAAGATGACAGAGTTAACTCAGGcagtgaagaagaagatgattcTAATGATAGTGTCTATTACGACAGCGATGATTTGGGCAGCTTTTATAGTGAAAGCGATGAAGAATATAAGGGTGATGCAATGAGGAGGCCTAGCAATCGGTTTTGGTACGATCCTAATACCCAAGTTCCTATTTTTGGAGTTGAaatgatatttaaaaacattgaaGAATGTCGACATGCGCTTTCTAAGTATGCTACTGTAAAGAAGTTGGCTGttcattttgtaaaaaatgaCAAGTCAAGGGTGAGAGCAGAATGTGCAGTTGGTTGTCCGTGGAAGTTCCTTGCATCCAAAGATGGAAAAGAGGAAAATTTAATTGTGAAGACTTATAAGGGGCATCATCACTGCCACATTGTCAATCAAAATCGTATGGCCACAAGCAAGTTTTTGGCCAAACATTTGTTGACAAGATTAGTGTCCCAACCTAATATGAAGCAGAAAGATATCAAGACTTTGTGTCGGGTTGATTTAAAACTAAATGTGAGCTTGACTATgtgtaaaaatattaagaagAGGGTGTTTAAAGACCTTCAAACATTATACACCAATGAGTACTCGAGGCTCCATAATTATGTTGAGGAGTTGAAGAATAGCAATCCTGGCACTACATGCATTGTGACGGCTTCAAGAGAGACTGGTGTTGGCTTGAATCATTTTGTGAGGTTTTATGTTTGCTTTGATGCTTGTAAGAAGGGTTGGCTTGGTGGATGTAGAAAAATCATTGGTTTAGACGGGTGTTTCCTTAAGGGTCTGTGCAAAGGCCAACTTCTATGTGCGGTAGGGAGAGATGGGAACAACCAGATATTCCCTTTAGCATGGGCAGTCGTATCAGTAGAGAACAAGTTTAATTGGGGTTGgtttttgaaatgtttgaaatatgACTTGCCTTTAGGTGACGGCAAAGGATACACTATCATCTCAGACATGCAAAAG GGGCTTGAGATTGCAATTGAGGAACAGCTTCCTGAAATAGAGCATCGCATGTGTGCTAGACATGTGTATGCTTCCTGGGCTAAAAAATGGAAAggagaagagagaaaaatagAATTTTGGAAATGCGCAAAGTCTACATATGTCGAAGAGTTGAGGAAAAATCTTAAGTTGCTAGAGCTAATGGGGGATGAAATTGTTCAAGACTTTCTGGACTATGATATTGAGAAGTTTTGCAAGCCTTACTTCAGATGCGATATCAAATGCGATGTCATCGATAACAATCTATCAGAGACTTTCAATGGTTGGATTCTTGAGGCTCGATGTAAGCCCATTATTAGTATGTTGGAGGATATTAGGGTTCAAGTCATGACAAGGTTGCACGTGAAAAGGCGAATGTGCACCACATGGATTAACGATGTAGCACCTAGGGCAATGCAGAAGTTGGAGAAGAATAAGAACTTATCTCACATATGGtga
- the LOC126680986 gene encoding PHD finger protein MALE STERILITY 1, translated as MSHLELMSGCKKRKRGEKMFRFKTFGENGYPIEFNGSFRENVKELLEFGYCESSICSGIPSWSFQLEVSCQPPFHILLFVIEEPIDASIDQHCKHCLYVGWGHHLICNKKYHFVLPSKDTVIAILNCQGKFDGAISMKGKLNIVELQGHMMHGVFHSNGFAHLLCVNGMEAGSNLAGRQIMEFWDRLCTGLRARKVSLTDISQKRSMELRLLYGIAYGEPWFGQWSYKFERGSFGVTGPIYHKAIQTIQSMPLCLLLHYLTNTNHDLSGIMSRYQTLSDFSLATLGDLFHFMFELKSRLPEETCIESYSTGIAMEPTCRWSPKRIEMATRVIVEALKRADFRWVSRQEVRDAARAYIGDTGLLDFVLKSLGNRIVGNYLVRRSLNPVTKVLEYCLEDVSNVFPAQESLSTNNSKLKGRYKITKSQVMKDMYYFYKYILKDQKNTLNLGIFTAIQAAARVILDTKFLAKDYHIELPSRVELGLGEKLKLYCTIVLRNSIEASDEGIINKTMPPFECITLKANATFDELKQEVERNFSELYWGLRGFVSESMLNLNAAGTDLVFGLVDVGQKIILEGSTSERGMISELICESGLNSRTIDCPCGTKDDDGERMVSCDICEVWQHTRCVRIPNHQEIPHIFLCRRCEHEIIISPSLP; from the exons ATGTCACATTTGGAGCTTATGAGTGGgtgcaagaaaagaaaaagagggGAGAAAATGTTTAGGTTTAAGACATTTGGTGAAAATGGGTATCCAATTGAGTTCAATGGGTCATTTAGAGAAAATGTGAAAGAACTTCTTGAATTTGGGTATTGTGAGAGTAGTATTTGTAGTGGAATTCCAAGTTGGTCATTTCAACTAGAAGTTAGTTGCCAACCACCTTTTCATATTTTGTTGTTTGTTATTGAAGAGCCTATTGATGCTTCTATTGATCAACATTGCAAACATTGCCTTTATGTTG GCTGGGGACACCATCTAATATGCAACAAGAAGTATCACTTTGTGTTACCATCAAAGGACACAGTGATAGCAATACTGAACTGTCAAGGGAAATTTGATGGAGCAATTTCAATGAAAGGTAAGTTGAATATAGTGGAATTACAAGGGCATATGATGCATGGTGTTTTTCATTCTAATGGCTTCGCACATTTGCTGTGTGTTAATGGTATGGAGGCTGGTTCTAACTTGGCTGGTCGTCAGATCATGGAGTTTTGGGATCGTTTATGCACCGGTTTACGAGCAAG GAAAGTCAGTTTGACAGACATTTCACAAAAGAGAAGCATGGAATTGAGGTTACTCTATGGCATTGCATATGGTGAGCCTTGGTTCGGACAATGGAGTTACAAGTTCGAGAGAGGCAGCTTTGGTGTGACCGGACCAATCTACCATAAAGCTATACAAACTATACAATCCATGCCCTTATGTTTATTACTTCATTACCTTACCAACACAAATCATGATCTTTCAGGCATTATGTCAAGATACCAAACCCTATCCGATTTCTCCTTGGCGACACTCGGCGACCTTTTTCACTTCATGTTCGAGCTTAAATCTCGTCTTCCGGAGGAAACTTGTATCGAATCTTACAGCACGGGAATCGCCATGGAACCGACTTGTAGATGGTCGCCTAAGAGAATCGAAATGGCGACTCGAGTGATCGTTGAGGCCTTGAAAAGAGCGGATTTCAGATGGGTTTCGAGGCAAGAAGTTAGGGATGCTGCCCGTGCGTATATTGGTGATACGGGGCTACTAGACTTTGTTCTTAAGTCGCTCGGAAATCGAATAGTCGGAAATTATTTAGTTCGGAGAAGCTTGAATCCGGTTACCAAGGTTTTGGAGTACTGCTTAGAAGATGTATCAAATGTATTTCCTGCTCAAGAAAGCTTGAGCACTAACAACTCTAAATTGAAGGGTAGATACAAGATAACAAAATCTCAAGTTATGAAGGATATGTACTATTTTTACAAGTACATTCTAAAAGACCAAAAGAACACTCTAAATTTGGGGATTTTTACTGCAATACAAGCAGCTGCAAGGGTAATTCTGGACACTAAATTTCTTGCCAAAGATTATCACATAGAATTGCCTTCAAGAGTTGAATTAGGGTTAGGAGAGAAACTGAAACTCTACTGCACAATTGTTTTAAGAAACAGTATTGAAGCAAGTGATGAGGGGATAATAAACAAGACAATGCCACCATTTGAGTGTATCACATTGAAAGCTAATGCAACTTTTGATGAGCTTAAGCAAGAAGTTGAAAGGAATTTCAGTGAACTGTACTGGGGACTGAGAGGTTTCGTATCGGAGTCGATGCTGAACTTGAATGCCGCCGGAACTGATTTAGTTTTCGGACTAGTCGATGTGGGTCAGAAAATTATTCTCGAAGGTAGCACCAGCGAAAGAGGAATGATCAGCGAGTTGATATGCGAAAGTGGTCTTAACAGCAGAACTATAGACTGTCCCTGTGGAACTAAAGATGACGATGGTGAACGGATGGTATCATGTGATATTTGCGAGGTTTGGCAGCATACAAGATGCGTTCGGATCCCAAATCATCAAGAAATTCCGCATATATTTCTGTGCCGCCGGTGCGAGCACGAGATCATAATCTCACCTTCTCTACCATAA